In a single window of the Tellurirhabdus bombi genome:
- a CDS encoding nucleoside triphosphate pyrophosphohydrolase family protein produces MQTPDALNAVAEFHRTFHHPVLETPQIPAETRCQLRVALLAEELKELEVAILEKDIVAVADALCDLQYVLSGAVLEFGLGEKFKTLFDEVQRSNLSKACLTTEEAEATVAHYQAKGTECHYVESDGKYLVYRTNDNKTLKNINYSPADLDSVLNA; encoded by the coding sequence ATGCAAACACCTGACGCACTGAACGCCGTAGCTGAATTTCACCGTACTTTTCACCATCCTGTTTTGGAAACACCCCAAATTCCGGCAGAGACACGTTGCCAGCTTCGGGTGGCTTTGTTGGCTGAAGAATTAAAAGAATTGGAAGTAGCTATTCTGGAGAAAGACATTGTTGCCGTTGCCGATGCACTGTGCGATTTGCAGTACGTTCTTTCGGGGGCAGTACTAGAATTTGGCTTGGGCGAAAAATTTAAAACCCTGTTCGATGAAGTACAACGTTCTAATTTAAGCAAAGCGTGTCTGACAACGGAAGAAGCTGAAGCCACGGTCGCGCACTACCAGGCAAAAGGAACGGAATGCCATTATGTAGAATCAGATGGGAAATACCTGGTTTACCGCACGAACGATAATAAAACGCTTAAGAATATTAATTATTCGCCAGCGGACTTGGATTCCGTGCTCAATGCGTAG
- a CDS encoding aminotransferase class V-fold PLP-dependent enzyme codes for MITFYPGPSKVYPRVADYAHEAIRKGVVSLNHRSPGFMAILKETIRLLHEKLEIPSDYHIAFVSSATECWEIIAQSMTVTTSLHLYKGAFGQKWMEYAYRIKPPIILGEADVLCIVQNETSNGSQVRMDSLADFRREFTGLIAVDATSSMAGIEFNWELADVWFASVQKCFGLPAGLGILVYSPKALERAQVIDDRQHYNSLLFIHENFAKGQTHYTPNGLDIYLLLCVLQQVPPIKEVAEMVRERAANWYQFFKEEQPHWELLIKDKKQQSDTVIAVQGSEAAVKSIKQAAQQQGIILGNGYGDWKTNTFRIANFPAIEDGEIRKLKEFLRSWRPEAE; via the coding sequence ATGATTACGTTTTATCCTGGTCCGTCTAAAGTGTATCCAAGGGTGGCAGATTACGCCCACGAAGCAATCCGCAAAGGAGTGGTCAGCCTCAATCATCGCAGCCCTGGATTTATGGCTATTCTCAAGGAAACCATTCGGTTACTGCACGAGAAACTAGAAATTCCGTCAGACTATCACATTGCTTTTGTGTCGTCGGCTACTGAATGCTGGGAGATCATTGCGCAGTCGATGACGGTAACCACAAGTCTGCATTTGTATAAAGGCGCTTTCGGGCAAAAATGGATGGAATATGCCTACCGCATCAAGCCGCCCATTATTCTGGGCGAAGCCGATGTGCTGTGCATTGTGCAGAATGAAACGTCTAATGGCTCGCAGGTACGGATGGATTCTCTGGCTGATTTCAGAAGGGAATTTACGGGCCTGATTGCCGTTGATGCCACCTCGTCAATGGCAGGCATCGAGTTTAACTGGGAACTGGCCGATGTATGGTTTGCCTCCGTGCAAAAATGTTTTGGTTTGCCAGCGGGTTTGGGTATTCTGGTTTATTCGCCGAAAGCGTTGGAGCGCGCCCAGGTAATCGATGACCGCCAGCACTATAACAGCCTGCTGTTCATTCACGAAAACTTCGCCAAAGGACAGACGCACTACACTCCCAACGGGCTGGATATATACCTGTTATTGTGCGTATTGCAGCAGGTGCCGCCGATTAAGGAAGTGGCCGAAATGGTGCGGGAGCGGGCCGCGAACTGGTATCAATTCTTTAAGGAAGAACAACCGCATTGGGAGCTTTTAATCAAAGATAAAAAGCAACAATCCGATACGGTAATTGCCGTTCAGGGGAGCGAAGCGGCCGTCAAATCAATCAAACAGGCAGCGCAGCAGCAGGGAATTATTCTGGGGAATGGCTACGGCGACTGGAAAACAAACACGTTTCGGATTGCGAATTTTCCGGCTATCGAAGACGGCGAAATTCGTAAATTAAAAGAATTTTTACGTAGCTGGCGACCGGAAGCAGAGTAG
- the aroQ gene encoding type II 3-dehydroquinate dehydratase, translated as MKKILILNGPNLNLVGKREPEIYGSLSVLDYLKSIESQFPDAQLHHFQSNHEGELIDKIHELGYTFDGIVINAGAYTHTSIALADALAAVTAPAVEVHISNIHAREPFRHHSYLSAKCKGIIAGLGLMGYELAVRYLLNL; from the coding sequence ATGAAAAAAATCCTTATCCTAAACGGTCCTAATCTGAATCTGGTTGGTAAACGCGAGCCAGAAATTTACGGTAGTCTTTCGGTACTTGATTACCTGAAAAGCATTGAATCCCAATTTCCCGATGCGCAACTGCACCATTTTCAGTCGAACCACGAGGGTGAATTGATTGACAAGATACACGAATTAGGCTATACCTTTGACGGAATCGTTATTAATGCGGGTGCTTATACGCACACGTCCATTGCGTTGGCCGATGCGCTGGCGGCTGTAACCGCACCTGCCGTAGAAGTACATATATCAAACATTCACGCCCGTGAGCCGTTCCGTCATCATAGTTATCTGTCAGCCAAATGCAAGGGCATTATTGCCGGTTTGGGTTTGATGGGGTATGAGTTAGCTGTTCGGTATTTATTGAATTTGTAG
- the xerD gene encoding site-specific tyrosine recombinase XerD — MWQSYSNAFKNYLTLERSLADNSIEAYLRDVEKLRQFLELSNNDVGPFLVTENHLYDYLRYLSDLGLSAFSQARMLSGLKAFFKYLLFENLIKTDPTHLIEGPKLSRQLPDTLNFPEIEAILAALDLSTLAGARDRAILEVLYSSGLRVSELLDLRLTNCYFDIGFIRIFGKGSKVRLVPIGQDAIKYTQIYVDQIRSQFDIQKEAEDLVFLNQRGKPLSRISVFKMIKKLALEAGIKKTISPHTFRHSFATHLIEGGADLRAVQQMLGHESITTTEIYTHLDRDYLRQMMIDYHPRNSRRHQ, encoded by the coding sequence ATGTGGCAAAGTTATAGTAACGCATTCAAAAACTACCTGACTCTGGAGCGTTCATTGGCCGATAATTCCATCGAAGCTTATTTGCGCGATGTCGAAAAGCTACGGCAATTCCTGGAATTATCGAATAACGACGTTGGCCCGTTTTTAGTTACCGAAAACCATCTGTACGACTATTTAAGGTATTTAAGTGACCTCGGCTTATCGGCTTTTTCCCAAGCCCGTATGCTGTCGGGTTTGAAAGCTTTTTTCAAATATCTGTTGTTTGAGAACCTAATCAAAACAGACCCAACGCACCTGATCGAAGGACCCAAGCTGAGCCGCCAGTTACCCGATACCCTTAACTTTCCGGAAATTGAAGCCATTCTGGCCGCCCTCGACCTGTCTACTCTCGCCGGAGCACGCGACCGGGCCATTCTGGAAGTTCTGTATAGTTCAGGCTTGCGGGTGTCCGAACTGCTTGATCTTCGGCTCACCAATTGCTATTTCGACATTGGGTTTATTCGCATTTTTGGCAAAGGCAGCAAAGTCAGGCTGGTGCCCATTGGTCAGGATGCCATCAAGTACACGCAAATTTACGTCGATCAGATTCGCAGCCAGTTTGATATTCAGAAAGAAGCCGAAGACCTTGTTTTCTTGAACCAGCGCGGCAAACCCCTGTCGCGCATCTCGGTCTTCAAGATGATTAAAAAATTAGCACTCGAAGCGGGCATCAAAAAAACCATCAGCCCGCATACGTTCCGCCACTCTTTTGCAACACACCTGATCGAAGGCGGTGCCGACCTGCGTGCAGTCCAGCAGATGCTTGGTCACGAATCCATCACCACAACGGAGATTTATACCCACCTTGACCGTGATTACCTGCGCCAAATGATGATTGACTACCATCCCCGAAACAGCCGTCGGCATCAATAA
- a CDS encoding aminotransferase class V-fold PLP-dependent enzyme — translation MIQPLSHLTSQREAFTLPDDIHYLNCATRAPYSKAVEAAGHGAIRRHTNPVGLRPDDFFSGAFIVRDLFSQLINNPDPERIALIPSVSYGMGVVARNLHRKAGLKPGQQIVLIGEEFPSDVYAWDRVSQELGLSITTIGMPDGFPKAPRWNERLLSAIDASTALVVVPPVHWMYGTRFDLEAIGQRAREVGALFVIDGTQAIGALPFDWQKIQPDTIICAAYKWLMGPYSLGLAYYGPFFDDGIPLEESWMNREGSNLFHRLTQYEPAYRPKAYRYNVGEHSHFIQMPMLEASLRQLLDWQPERIQAYCRELFLSALPELASKGYEIEPEAGRAHHLLSIWLPAGTDTLAVQHALLQQNVSVSARGQALRVAPHVYNEPRDVEALVNQLLIHAEP, via the coding sequence ATGATACAACCACTTTCTCACCTGACCAGCCAGCGAGAGGCGTTTACCCTTCCCGACGACATTCACTACCTTAACTGCGCTACCCGAGCACCGTATAGCAAAGCTGTCGAAGCGGCTGGGCACGGAGCCATTCGCCGCCATACCAATCCCGTTGGTTTGCGACCAGACGATTTCTTTAGCGGTGCTTTTATTGTCCGTGATTTGTTCTCGCAGCTGATTAATAATCCTGATCCCGAGCGAATCGCGCTCATTCCTTCTGTTTCCTACGGAATGGGTGTTGTGGCTCGTAACCTGCATCGTAAGGCCGGTTTAAAACCTGGGCAGCAGATTGTTCTGATTGGCGAAGAGTTTCCAAGCGACGTGTACGCCTGGGACCGGGTAAGTCAGGAACTCGGCTTATCGATCACTACCATTGGCATGCCCGACGGCTTTCCCAAAGCTCCCCGCTGGAATGAACGCCTACTCAGCGCCATTGACGCCAGTACTGCTTTGGTTGTGGTGCCGCCCGTGCACTGGATGTACGGCACCCGCTTCGATCTGGAAGCAATTGGCCAACGTGCCCGGGAAGTCGGTGCGTTGTTTGTGATTGACGGCACGCAGGCCATCGGCGCCCTGCCCTTCGACTGGCAAAAAATTCAGCCCGATACCATCATCTGTGCCGCCTACAAATGGCTCATGGGACCTTATTCGCTGGGACTGGCCTACTATGGTCCTTTTTTTGACGATGGTATTCCCTTGGAGGAAAGCTGGATGAACCGCGAGGGTAGCAACCTGTTCCACCGCCTGACCCAATACGAGCCAGCCTACCGACCCAAAGCGTATCGGTACAATGTTGGCGAGCATTCTCATTTTATCCAGATGCCCATGCTGGAAGCTTCGCTTCGTCAATTGCTGGATTGGCAACCCGAACGCATTCAGGCTTACTGCCGGGAGCTGTTTTTAAGTGCCTTACCAGAATTAGCAAGTAAAGGCTATGAAATTGAACCAGAGGCGGGGCGCGCGCACCACCTGCTTAGCATCTGGCTCCCGGCGGGCACCGACACGCTGGCCGTTCAGCACGCCTTGTTGCAACAAAACGTGTCTGTATCTGCCCGTGGACAGGCACTCCGCGTAGCGCCTCACGTGTATAACGAGCCGCGTGATGTAGAAGCGCTGGTTAATCAGTTACTCATACACGCAGAACCCTAG
- a CDS encoding SixA phosphatase family protein — protein sequence MKRTLYLVRHAKAEDRTMFQRDHERELVSQGIMAAARVGRNLAEENIHPDCIVSSTAARAKATAKVMAEQLHIDPETIQLNEHLFDGGPKAYLGAINAVDASFSSAMLVGHNPDISYLAEYLTHTDVGSMSTSAVVTIEFDELEWAEISARTGRLVAHISPKKLTKDES from the coding sequence ATGAAGCGAACCCTATATTTAGTCCGACACGCTAAAGCCGAAGATCGCACGATGTTTCAGCGCGATCACGAGCGCGAGCTTGTGTCACAAGGAATCATGGCGGCGGCGCGCGTTGGCCGAAACCTGGCCGAAGAAAACATTCATCCCGACTGCATTGTGAGTAGCACAGCGGCCCGCGCCAAGGCGACGGCCAAAGTAATGGCGGAACAATTGCACATCGATCCAGAAACCATCCAGTTGAACGAGCACCTGTTTGATGGCGGTCCAAAGGCTTATCTGGGGGCTATCAATGCCGTTGATGCTTCCTTTTCGTCCGCCATGCTGGTAGGGCACAATCCGGACATTTCCTATCTGGCCGAGTACCTGACGCACACAGATGTAGGTTCCATGAGCACGAGTGCCGTTGTAACCATTGAATTTGATGAGCTGGAATGGGCTGAAATCTCGGCTCGGACGGGGCGTCTCGTTGCTCATATTTCTCCCAAGAAACTAACAAAAGATGAATCGTAA
- a CDS encoding peptide chain release factor 3, with the protein MSAIQEISRRRTFAIISHPDAGKTTLTEKLLLFGGAIQTAGAVKSNKIKKSATSDFMEIEKQRGISVATSVMTFEYRDLKINILDTPGHKDFAEDTYRTLTAVDSVILVIDCVKGVEEQTERLMEVCRMRDTPVIIFINKLDREGQQPFDLLDELETKLNLRVRPLTWPVNMGSDFKGVYSLYDKTMNFFRVNKTKVEDDVVEIDINTPVLEQKVGERDAEQLREDVELIEGVYDPFDRQNYLSGQVAPVFFGSAVNNFGVKELLDTFCDISPEPIARATDKRIVKPEETKFSGFVFKIHANLDPRHRDRIAFLRICSGTFERGKFYHHTRLDKDVRFASPFSFMADSKSIVEEGFPGDVVGLYDTGTFKIGDTLTEGEELQYTGIPSFSPEIFKELVNTDPMKAKQLDKGIQQLTDEGVAQLFTLTLGNRKIVGTVGELQFDVIQYRLEHEYGAKCRWTPMPISKACWLTSDDKKKLDEFIRLKGMQIAYDKDNNPVFLADSDWILRMNVQNNPDIKFHYTSEFKTAIEA; encoded by the coding sequence ATGAGTGCTATACAAGAAATCAGCCGCCGCCGGACCTTTGCCATCATTAGCCACCCGGATGCCGGTAAAACTACATTAACCGAAAAATTACTGCTTTTTGGTGGGGCCATTCAAACCGCCGGAGCCGTAAAATCCAATAAAATTAAAAAGTCAGCAACCTCTGACTTTATGGAAATCGAGAAACAACGGGGTATCTCGGTTGCTACATCCGTAATGACATTTGAATACCGGGATCTGAAAATTAATATTCTTGATACCCCGGGTCACAAAGATTTTGCCGAAGATACCTACCGCACTCTGACCGCCGTTGACAGCGTTATTCTGGTAATCGACTGTGTGAAAGGCGTTGAGGAGCAAACTGAGCGCCTCATGGAGGTTTGCCGGATGCGCGATACGCCCGTTATCATTTTTATCAACAAACTGGACCGGGAAGGCCAGCAACCGTTTGACCTGCTGGACGAGCTGGAAACAAAACTGAACCTTCGCGTTCGGCCGCTGACCTGGCCTGTTAACATGGGTTCTGATTTCAAAGGCGTTTACAGTTTGTACGATAAAACGATGAACTTCTTCCGGGTTAATAAAACCAAGGTTGAAGATGACGTGGTGGAAATCGACATCAATACGCCCGTGCTGGAACAGAAAGTAGGCGAACGTGATGCCGAGCAGCTACGCGAAGACGTGGAACTGATCGAAGGCGTTTATGACCCATTTGATCGGCAAAATTACCTGTCGGGTCAGGTTGCGCCCGTCTTTTTTGGCTCAGCGGTGAATAATTTTGGGGTGAAAGAACTCCTGGATACGTTCTGCGACATCTCACCTGAGCCCATCGCCCGGGCTACCGATAAGCGCATTGTGAAGCCCGAAGAAACTAAATTCAGTGGCTTTGTCTTTAAAATCCACGCTAACCTCGACCCACGCCACCGCGACCGGATTGCCTTCCTGCGCATTTGCTCCGGCACGTTCGAGCGGGGTAAGTTTTACCACCATACCCGCCTGGACAAAGACGTGCGGTTTGCCTCGCCGTTCAGCTTTATGGCCGATAGCAAAAGCATTGTCGAAGAAGGCTTCCCCGGCGATGTAGTAGGGCTTTACGACACGGGAACCTTTAAAATTGGCGATACCCTGACCGAAGGCGAAGAGCTGCAATACACGGGTATTCCGAGTTTTTCACCGGAAATTTTCAAGGAGCTGGTTAACACCGATCCAATGAAAGCCAAACAACTCGACAAAGGGATTCAGCAGCTAACCGACGAGGGAGTAGCTCAGTTGTTCACCCTTACCCTCGGCAATCGGAAAATTGTTGGTACCGTCGGTGAACTTCAGTTTGATGTAATTCAGTATCGTCTTGAGCACGAATACGGCGCGAAATGCCGCTGGACGCCGATGCCTATTTCAAAAGCGTGCTGGCTTACCTCCGATGACAAGAAAAAACTGGATGAGTTCATTCGGTTGAAGGGAATGCAAATTGCCTATGACAAGGACAACAACCCAGTTTTCCTGGCCGATTCAGACTGGATTTTACGCATGAACGTGCAGAACAATCCAGACATCAAATTCCATTATACCTCCGAGTTTAAGACGGCCATAGAAGCTTAA
- a CDS encoding DinB family protein produces the protein MKKIIEMLLKEMDAEAQTTRNMLSRIPDDKYDWQPHPKSMTVRQLATHIAELPTWVTLALTTDELDFATSPYQPVKINHTTDLLDFFEKSLENGRSHLAEATDEQLEPRWVLRNGDQIYVDCTKGEMIRTSFSQIVHHRAQLGVFLRLLDIPIPGSYGPSADENGF, from the coding sequence ATGAAAAAGATCATTGAGATGCTCCTGAAAGAGATGGATGCCGAAGCCCAGACTACCCGGAACATGTTGAGCCGCATCCCGGACGACAAGTACGATTGGCAACCGCACCCCAAAAGCATGACCGTTCGACAACTGGCGACGCACATTGCCGAATTGCCAACCTGGGTGACGCTGGCACTCACGACCGATGAGCTTGATTTTGCAACGAGTCCTTACCAACCTGTCAAAATCAACCATACCACTGACTTGTTAGACTTCTTTGAAAAGTCGCTGGAGAATGGCCGGTCTCATCTGGCGGAAGCTACCGACGAGCAATTGGAACCCAGATGGGTTCTGCGCAATGGCGATCAGATTTACGTTGATTGCACCAAAGGGGAAATGATTCGAACATCTTTTTCACAGATTGTCCACCACCGGGCACAGTTGGGCGTTTTCCTCCGTTTACTGGACATTCCAATACCAGGTAGTTACGGACCGAGCGCCGACGAAAATGGGTTTTAA
- a CDS encoding helix-turn-helix transcriptional regulator yields MNRIDRLLGILTLLQTKKYVTAEAIASKFQISVRTVYRDIKALGEQGVPVSFEQHKGYFVVQGYFLPPVSFTSEEANALLLMENLTKRFADKSIETHYSSALNKVKSVLRGSQKESLELLTNTIFLQAPAAFNPDFAYLSTLQKAISGRETLEIDYKNQAEEVSTRLIEPIGLIFYAFNWHLIGWCYKREEYRDFRVSRMQQVKLTGQPFRKNDHIEVGEYMKLLPVNY; encoded by the coding sequence ATGAACCGGATCGACCGACTCCTCGGCATACTAACCCTACTGCAAACGAAAAAGTATGTTACCGCCGAGGCTATTGCCAGTAAGTTTCAGATCAGCGTACGCACGGTTTACCGGGACATCAAAGCGCTGGGCGAGCAGGGCGTTCCGGTTAGCTTTGAGCAACATAAGGGTTATTTTGTCGTACAGGGCTACTTCCTGCCGCCGGTGTCGTTCACCTCGGAGGAAGCCAACGCGCTGCTTTTGATGGAAAACCTTACGAAGCGCTTTGCCGACAAATCAATTGAGACGCACTATTCCAGCGCCTTGAATAAGGTAAAGTCGGTTTTGCGAGGATCGCAAAAAGAAAGTCTTGAACTGCTGACCAATACCATTTTTTTACAAGCTCCCGCTGCTTTTAATCCTGACTTTGCTTATTTATCGACCTTGCAAAAGGCAATTTCGGGTCGGGAAACGCTTGAGATCGATTATAAAAACCAGGCGGAAGAGGTTAGTACCCGGCTGATCGAGCCAATTGGACTGATTTTTTACGCTTTTAACTGGCACCTAATCGGTTGGTGTTACAAACGCGAAGAGTACCGCGATTTTCGGGTATCGCGGATGCAGCAAGTCAAACTAACCGGTCAGCCATTCCGAAAAAACGACCACATCGAGGTCGGCGAGTACATGAAATTACTGCCCGTGAATTACTAA